In a genomic window of Methylovirgula sp. 4M-Z18:
- a CDS encoding CarD family transcriptional regulator, whose amino-acid sequence MSSVKKTGKSAPTKKNVKKTKSAKTIVKKAVAKAPAQKRAAAAARKTAAKKTSSAKVVTAKGKAKDKAVLAKAKVAEAKKAEAAKKAREAAKKAAAAKLAKEKAAKAKVAKAVPPKVELRKTTEKSRTPAPALKSSAAMKGALKKSPVELKGPVKVEAPVQASEPISSMPKTDDRTKVTKKIEKTGASAAAAPKATKSAPVSKAQAAAAKPADVAAPRALTPGEKLAAVRAAAAKEAAAKAAAGAAAPKVEQPAAPAAKPAVAPVAVKPAAKAPAARHGFKTNEFVVYPSHGVGQILAIEEQEVAGFKLELFIINFAKDKLTLKVPLPKVTSVGMRKLADDATVKRSLDTLTGRARVKRTMWSRRAQEYEAKINSGDLIAIAEVVRDLYRSDAQPEQSYSERQLYEAALDRMAREIAAVQKLTETEALKVIEGNLQKGPRRGAKAESDGDADLDADSDNDGDIDEAA is encoded by the coding sequence ATGTCGTCCGTAAAAAAGACCGGGAAGAGCGCACCAACCAAGAAGAATGTCAAGAAGACCAAGTCAGCCAAAACCATAGTCAAGAAAGCCGTGGCCAAGGCGCCGGCACAAAAGAGAGCCGCAGCCGCCGCGCGCAAGACCGCAGCCAAGAAAACCAGTTCGGCGAAAGTCGTGACCGCCAAGGGCAAAGCAAAGGATAAAGCCGTGCTTGCCAAGGCAAAAGTTGCCGAGGCCAAGAAGGCCGAGGCCGCCAAGAAAGCGCGTGAGGCGGCGAAAAAGGCCGCAGCAGCCAAATTGGCGAAAGAAAAGGCCGCAAAGGCCAAAGTCGCAAAAGCGGTACCCCCTAAGGTCGAACTTAGGAAGACGACAGAAAAAAGCAGGACCCCCGCGCCGGCTCTGAAAAGTTCCGCGGCCATGAAAGGCGCGTTGAAGAAGAGCCCGGTAGAACTGAAGGGGCCGGTGAAAGTGGAAGCGCCCGTGCAGGCATCTGAGCCGATTTCGTCCATGCCCAAGACAGATGATAGGACCAAGGTGACTAAGAAAATTGAAAAAACTGGCGCCAGCGCGGCCGCCGCTCCGAAAGCTACGAAATCAGCGCCTGTTTCCAAAGCGCAAGCTGCCGCGGCGAAGCCTGCTGACGTCGCTGCGCCGCGCGCGCTGACGCCCGGCGAGAAGCTGGCCGCTGTGCGCGCCGCCGCGGCCAAGGAAGCTGCCGCCAAGGCCGCTGCCGGTGCGGCTGCGCCGAAGGTCGAACAGCCGGCTGCGCCTGCCGCCAAGCCCGCCGTGGCGCCGGTTGCTGTCAAGCCTGCCGCCAAGGCTCCGGCCGCACGTCATGGGTTTAAGACCAACGAATTCGTGGTCTATCCATCCCACGGCGTTGGCCAGATCCTGGCGATCGAAGAGCAGGAAGTGGCCGGCTTCAAGCTGGAACTGTTCATCATCAATTTCGCCAAGGACAAATTGACGCTGAAAGTGCCGCTGCCGAAAGTCACCAGCGTCGGCATGCGCAAGCTCGCCGACGATGCGACCGTCAAGCGCTCGCTCGACACGCTGACCGGCCGCGCGCGGGTGAAGCGCACGATGTGGTCGCGCCGGGCGCAGGAATATGAGGCGAAGATCAATTCCGGCGACCTGATTGCGATCGCCGAGGTGGTCCGCGATCTTTACCGGTCCGACGCTCAGCCGGAACAGTCCTACTCCGAGCGTCAGCTCTATGAAGCTGCGCTCGACCGGATGGCGCGTGAGATCGCAGCGGTCCAGAAACTCACCGAGACCGAGGCGTTGAAGGTGATCGAAGGCAACTTGCAAAAGGGCCCCCGCCGCGGCGCGAAAGCGGAAAGCGACGGGGATGCCGATCTCGACGCCGACAGCGACAACGACGGCGATATCGACGAGGCCGCATAA